The Zobellia alginiliquefaciens genome contains a region encoding:
- a CDS encoding Fur family transcriptional regulator, which produces MKRRNTVTKEAVLSVLNTSGKAMSQQAIEKEIGVDINRATIYRVLNRYCEDGIVHKIIADNGRQYFAICIKCDEKKQPLHHFHFRCTQCETIECLPVPVTFSLPKSYTLEGVNCVLTGVCKDCAK; this is translated from the coding sequence ATGAAAAGAAGAAATACCGTTACCAAAGAAGCTGTGCTTTCCGTCTTAAATACGTCTGGCAAAGCCATGAGTCAGCAGGCAATTGAGAAGGAAATTGGAGTTGATATTAATAGGGCTACTATTTATAGGGTCCTAAACCGATATTGTGAAGATGGTATTGTACATAAAATTATTGCAGACAATGGTAGGCAGTATTTTGCTATTTGTATAAAGTGCGACGAAAAAAAGCAGCCTTTACATCATTTTCACTTTCGTTGTACACAATGTGAGACTATTGAATGTTTGCCCGTGCCGGTTACGTTTTCACTGCCCAAGAGCTATACTTTAGAAGGGGTGAACTGTGTTCTTACGGGGGTTTGTAAGGATTGTGCCAAATAG
- a CDS encoding arylamine N-acetyltransferase family protein, which yields MNAQAYLNRIDFQDTITIKKSVLFKLQKQHLLNIPFENLDIHYGRNIRLSIMDMYQKIVVEKRGGFCYELNGLFCDFLKQIGFNAKLISARVHTKDAHYSPEYDHLAILVQLDNHNFLVDVGFGKFSLEPLEIEIGQRILDKYGQFQFDKYDANYFRINEVKNNKLIPQYIFRNEERSLSEFAERCMFHQTSENSHFTKKKLISIAKKEGRITLNNSQLKITRMGVEEQVDFEENEFDAKLKQYFDIEIG from the coding sequence ATGAACGCCCAGGCCTATTTAAATAGAATAGATTTTCAAGATACAATTACCATTAAAAAAAGTGTTCTTTTCAAACTTCAAAAACAACACCTGCTTAATATTCCATTTGAAAATTTAGACATCCATTATGGAAGAAATATAAGGCTTTCAATAATGGATATGTATCAAAAGATAGTTGTTGAAAAACGTGGTGGATTTTGCTATGAACTCAATGGGCTTTTTTGTGATTTCTTAAAACAAATAGGTTTTAATGCAAAACTGATTTCAGCACGGGTACATACAAAAGATGCACATTACAGTCCAGAATACGACCATTTGGCAATACTAGTACAATTAGATAATCATAATTTTTTAGTTGATGTGGGTTTTGGTAAATTTTCATTAGAACCATTGGAGATTGAAATTGGTCAGCGGATATTAGATAAATACGGGCAATTTCAATTTGACAAATACGATGCTAATTATTTCCGTATAAATGAGGTGAAAAACAATAAGCTAATTCCTCAATATATATTTAGAAATGAAGAGCGAAGTCTTTCCGAATTTGCCGAAAGGTGTATGTTTCATCAGACAAGTGAAAACTCCCATTTTACAAAGAAGAAGCTAATTTCAATTGCAAAAAAAGAAGGAAGAATTACGCTAAATAATTCTCAATTGAAAATTACTCGCATGGGAGTCGAGGAGCAAGTAGATTTTGAAGAAAATGAGTTTGATGCCAAATTGAAACAATATTTTGATATAGAAATAGGGTAA
- a CDS encoding DUF5995 family protein: MQEVLNQLDSIIDTAIANNSRIGLFAYVYRRTTAQILKEVELGSFEDNERMEKFDVEFANFYLDAYNGYIKNTEVSKSWSFAFLLEKEPLTILQHIMIGINTHINLDLALAVSVVMNGKEVSEIENDFNKVNRILSDIVNEMQDRLSRVSRLLFLLDLAGENSDEKIINFSMGRAREVSWRNANLLWSLGVDHQGEAIDTMDLVVLKLGECIKSPKSKVIGFVLKCIGRFEEKNVGKVISTLREN; the protein is encoded by the coding sequence ATACAAGAAGTTCTAAATCAATTAGACAGTATCATTGATACGGCTATTGCAAACAATAGTCGCATAGGGTTGTTTGCCTACGTGTATAGAAGAACTACGGCTCAGATTCTCAAGGAAGTGGAATTGGGAAGTTTTGAGGATAATGAACGTATGGAGAAGTTTGATGTTGAATTCGCTAACTTCTATTTAGATGCGTATAACGGTTATATTAAGAATACCGAGGTAAGTAAATCTTGGTCATTTGCTTTTCTTCTTGAAAAAGAACCGCTAACTATTTTACAGCATATTATGATTGGGATTAATACGCATATTAATCTGGATTTGGCATTGGCGGTAAGTGTGGTTATGAACGGAAAAGAAGTGTCGGAAATTGAAAATGACTTTAACAAGGTGAACCGTATCCTGTCAGATATTGTAAATGAAATGCAGGACAGGCTTAGCCGAGTATCCCGTTTGCTATTTTTATTAGATCTGGCAGGGGAAAATTCAGATGAGAAAATCATTAATTTTAGCATGGGCAGGGCCAGAGAGGTATCATGGCGTAATGCCAATTTACTATGGAGTTTGGGAGTTGACCATCAAGGAGAAGCTATTGATACTATGGATTTAGTAGTTCTGAAGCTAGGGGAATGTATAAAATCGCCTAAATCCAAGGTAATTGGTTTTGTGCTAAAATGTATAGGTAGGTTTGAAGAAAAAAATGTGGGAAAGGTCATTTCAACCTTAAGGGAAAACTGA
- a CDS encoding NAD(P)/FAD-dependent oxidoreductase, with the protein MGVTHLKKDNAMTKDYDAIIIGGSYAGLSAAMALGRSLRNVLIIDSGLPCNRQTPHSHNFITQDGSTPAEISQKAKSQVLKYDTVSFIEDKAIKGRKEEGGFYVLTESGKEFKAKKLVIATGIKDIMPSIKGFSECWGISVVHCPYCHGYEIRNKKTAIIANGEVAFHLVPLVSNLTDNLSVLTNGKADFTSEERLKLKEHNIHIIEKEITEIEHENGYMKNVVFDDGSTVHFEAAYGPLPFQQHMDIPEFIGCELTEQGYIQVDMMQKTTVEGVFACGDNSIRMRSLTNAISAGATVGAVVNMELSKEQF; encoded by the coding sequence ATGGGAGTAACTCATTTAAAAAAAGATAATGCTATGACAAAAGATTACGATGCAATAATTATAGGGGGTAGCTATGCCGGTCTATCTGCGGCCATGGCCCTGGGACGTTCTTTGCGCAATGTTTTAATTATAGATAGTGGGTTGCCGTGTAACAGGCAAACGCCGCACTCGCATAATTTTATAACACAAGATGGTTCAACTCCAGCCGAAATTTCGCAAAAGGCAAAATCGCAAGTCTTAAAATATGACACGGTCAGTTTTATTGAAGACAAAGCAATCAAGGGCAGAAAAGAAGAGGGTGGTTTTTATGTTCTTACCGAATCAGGAAAAGAATTTAAAGCCAAGAAATTGGTGATTGCCACCGGAATTAAAGATATAATGCCGTCCATAAAAGGGTTTTCTGAATGTTGGGGTATTTCCGTAGTTCACTGTCCCTATTGCCATGGTTATGAGATAAGAAATAAAAAAACGGCAATCATTGCCAATGGGGAAGTCGCATTTCACCTTGTTCCTTTGGTAAGTAATCTCACGGATAACCTAAGTGTTTTGACCAATGGAAAAGCAGACTTTACTTCGGAAGAGCGGTTGAAATTGAAAGAGCATAATATTCATATCATTGAAAAGGAAATTACAGAGATTGAACATGAAAATGGATATATGAAAAATGTAGTTTTTGATGATGGGAGCACGGTTCATTTTGAGGCGGCGTATGGGCCGCTTCCATTTCAGCAACATATGGATATACCGGAGTTTATAGGTTGCGAACTTACGGAGCAAGGTTATATTCAGGTAGATATGATGCAAAAAACTACTGTGGAAGGTGTATTTGCATGTGGAGACAACAGCATAAGAATGCGGTCTTTGACAAATGCGATATCGGCTGGGGCTACAGTGGGAGCAGTAGTAAATATGGAGCTATCCAAAGAACAATTCTAG